The Amblyomma americanum isolate KBUSLIRL-KWMA chromosome 3, ASM5285725v1, whole genome shotgun sequence genome window below encodes:
- the LOC144124694 gene encoding uncharacterized protein LOC144124694, with product MAVADVSAAMLVLIDGVETPVYAVLDEHGTHMKNDDGFLYETEGGLRISVLRVEEPMRNTPPPTVPAAVEDSSRGAPSPLWQTTPPPVCQPTPSPGPSCYSPPPSGGGERDAWSERKSRFLITKYKEAKDNIGRKGGFRTKKAMWEKLTDQINSEFGCHLTPLQVENKWKTMERAYKKSKAKNGSSGHSRAACLYERELSEVLEREHHITPVALLAPGRIVANGEKPSYPTANFSATPFA from the exons ATGGCCGTAGCAGACGTTTCCGCAGCCATGCTCGTCTTGATCGACGGCGTCGAGACACCGGTATACGCCGTGCTTGACGAGCATGGCACGCATATGAAAAACGACGATGGATTCCTTTATGAGACGGAAG GCGGCCTTCGCATCAGTGTGCTACGTGTAGAAGAACCCATGCGGAACACACCTCCACCGACGGTACCGGCTGCCGTTGAGGACAGCAGTCGGGGCGCGCCGTCGCCTCTTTGGCAGACCACGCCGCCGCCAGTCTGTCAGCCCACGCCGTCGCCAGGGCCGTCATGTTATTCGCCGCCACCGTCCGGCGGCGGCGAACGCGATGCGTGGAGCGAAAGAAAATCAAGATTTTTGATTACTAAATATAAAGAAGCCAAGGACAACATTGGCAGAAAGGGTGGCTTTAG GACAAAAAAGGCCATGTGGGAGAAGCTTACGGACCAAATAAACAGTGAATTTGGCTGCCACCTGACGCCACTGCAggtggaaaataaatggaaaacAATGGAGAGGGCATATAAGAAATCAAAAGCAAAAAATGGCTCGTCTGGACATTCGCGAGCAGCCTGCTTGTACGAACG ggaaCTGTCCGAGGTGCTAGAAAGAGAGCACCACATTACTCCTGTGGCATTGCTTGCACCAGGAAGAATAGTTGC GAATGGCGAGAAACCAAGCTACCCAACAGCAAATTTCTCTGCCACTCCTTTTGCATAG